The following proteins come from a genomic window of Actinopolyspora saharensis:
- a CDS encoding monodechloroaminopyrrolnitrin synthase PrnB family protein, with protein MSTLEGLEYGCPAQLEAVRSADPLRADELCARLRGMNDDADVAALAESLRALLPDPGQIAELSTDECLAAMRDLGMFLGSIKRHGTEPAEAVPESLPVLTELGRRTDMVPRDTVLHYCVWNPEGPRRRMYTGDPQERILQDSVRHAFPRLNTGLRICDELTRTDPAAERFAALARELEESVGAMLESINAVMAEVSPVFFARTLRPYFEEITLRGRTYLGPAAAQVPLWLVDEVLWLSDRGVAEYENFLLDSVPYGLPRWRELHAGWRGRPSVVTRLVEAFDAAGGHDRAGHRLRDGANALAGVLSTIVTFRGRHYRIARQAYQEEVRLYPRGSGGAGVDLLQRVLLLTRQNARVAAERTDQRRRSSRPASPTPTPAERTERRTPGP; from the coding sequence TTGAGCACACTCGAAGGCCTCGAATACGGTTGCCCCGCACAGCTCGAAGCGGTCCGCTCGGCCGATCCACTGCGCGCGGACGAGCTCTGCGCACGTCTCAGAGGCATGAACGACGACGCCGACGTGGCGGCCCTGGCCGAGTCGCTGCGCGCCTTGCTGCCCGATCCCGGCCAGATCGCTGAGCTGTCGACAGACGAGTGCCTCGCGGCGATGCGCGACCTGGGGATGTTTCTGGGCTCGATCAAGCGCCACGGAACCGAACCCGCCGAGGCGGTGCCCGAATCCCTGCCCGTGCTGACCGAACTGGGCCGCCGCACCGACATGGTCCCGCGGGACACGGTGCTGCACTACTGCGTGTGGAACCCGGAGGGCCCGCGCCGTCGGATGTACACCGGTGATCCGCAGGAGCGGATCCTGCAGGACTCCGTGCGCCACGCCTTCCCCCGGCTGAACACCGGGCTGCGGATCTGCGACGAACTCACCCGCACCGACCCGGCCGCGGAGCGCTTCGCCGCGCTCGCGCGGGAGCTCGAAGAGAGCGTCGGCGCCATGCTCGAGTCCATCAACGCGGTGATGGCCGAGGTCAGCCCGGTGTTCTTCGCCCGCACGCTGCGCCCCTACTTCGAGGAGATAACCCTGCGGGGGCGGACTTACCTCGGTCCGGCCGCCGCGCAGGTACCGCTGTGGCTCGTCGACGAGGTCCTGTGGCTGTCCGACCGGGGTGTGGCCGAGTACGAGAACTTCCTGCTCGACTCCGTGCCCTACGGACTGCCGCGCTGGCGCGAGCTGCACGCGGGCTGGCGCGGCCGCCCCTCGGTCGTGACCAGACTCGTCGAGGCCTTCGACGCGGCGGGAGGCCACGACCGCGCCGGCCACCGATTACGGGACGGGGCCAACGCCCTGGCCGGTGTGCTGAGCACGATCGTCACCTTCCGCGGTCGGCACTACCGGATCGCCAGGCAGGCCTACCAGGAGGAGGTTCGGCTGTATCCGCGGGGAAGCGGCGGAGCAGGAGTCGACCTGCTGCAGCGCGTGCTGCTGCTCACCCGGCAGAACGCCCGGGTCGCCGCCGAGCGGACCGATCAACGGCGTCGGAGCTCT
- a CDS encoding FUSC family protein, with the protein MRRVGLTVLLGTVGFGLGIAAPSPWTGACVVVIISVLSVLASRMGDLWGAAGTQMLTFCIVATGHPVETMHSGQQLAWFLGGELLAFTLIAATWPFRRTAPARHAVARVFETTARMLSTECGEARTQVRQHLTRALNEAHDVLISVAAGSTARSRVHDRLYVALSQATPMVEASVALAHAGTRVPEPLVEAMRALARCLRSGALPPQHAPTTTSTDPTPLRALDDALGRLVASLRTAKLADPGEFDAGRDRRARFRVWREGLAVGRTGWLLAARMALCLAVAETVGLLLPLEQPYWVALTVALVLKPNSGSLFARTVLRGLGSVLGVIVASALLAGIAHGWWMLPFTVLLAALVPDTLSRHYGLFTGVVTCLVLLKMNQVESIPAPPAVRLVDSLIGCAVVLVIGYVLSPLHRRPPLERSFADAVLTVSEYVALSLTGMARERPALRRRSYRELAELRTTLRQRLVEPSSASRTAEQWWPSIVVLERLVDGATERAIRIEGGNTGISLQRAQLIVSNMRSLARWLRCETSENATPSPACVSERLSEIESELASSSWLRPEDTSPGRESAHPESARVIGPPRSESGNPLTPSTSDQDSTVNPPHGARR; encoded by the coding sequence TTGCGTCGCGTCGGACTGACCGTACTGCTGGGAACCGTCGGATTCGGCCTCGGAATAGCCGCGCCGTCACCGTGGACGGGCGCGTGCGTGGTCGTGATCATTTCCGTGCTGTCGGTTCTGGCCAGCAGAATGGGCGACCTGTGGGGCGCGGCCGGCACCCAGATGCTGACTTTCTGCATCGTGGCCACCGGGCACCCCGTGGAAACCATGCACAGTGGACAACAACTCGCGTGGTTCCTCGGCGGGGAACTGCTCGCCTTCACGCTGATCGCGGCCACCTGGCCCTTCCGGCGCACCGCCCCGGCCAGGCACGCCGTGGCACGGGTCTTCGAGACCACCGCACGCATGCTCAGCACCGAGTGCGGGGAAGCGCGCACCCAAGTCAGGCAGCACCTGACCAGGGCGCTGAACGAGGCCCACGACGTGCTGATCAGCGTGGCCGCGGGCTCCACGGCACGCAGTCGCGTCCACGACAGGCTCTACGTGGCGCTCTCCCAGGCCACGCCGATGGTGGAGGCCTCGGTCGCACTCGCCCACGCAGGCACGAGGGTGCCCGAACCGCTGGTGGAGGCGATGCGCGCGCTGGCCCGCTGCCTGCGCTCCGGAGCCCTGCCCCCGCAGCACGCACCGACCACCACCTCCACCGACCCGACGCCCCTGCGCGCCCTGGACGACGCCCTCGGCAGGCTGGTCGCCTCGCTGCGCACGGCGAAACTCGCCGATCCGGGCGAGTTCGACGCCGGACGCGACCGCCGCGCACGCTTCCGGGTCTGGCGCGAGGGACTCGCGGTCGGCAGGACCGGGTGGCTGCTGGCGGCCCGCATGGCGCTGTGCCTGGCCGTGGCGGAAACGGTCGGGCTGCTGCTTCCGCTGGAACAGCCCTACTGGGTCGCGCTGACCGTGGCGCTGGTGCTCAAGCCGAACTCGGGCTCGTTGTTCGCGCGCACCGTGCTGCGCGGGCTGGGAAGCGTGCTGGGGGTGATCGTGGCGAGCGCGCTGCTGGCCGGGATCGCCCACGGCTGGTGGATGCTGCCCTTCACGGTGCTGCTGGCCGCCCTGGTTCCCGACACGTTGAGCCGACACTACGGTCTGTTCACCGGCGTGGTGACGTGCCTGGTGCTGCTGAAGATGAACCAGGTGGAGTCCATCCCCGCGCCTCCCGCGGTGCGGCTGGTCGACTCGCTCATCGGTTGCGCCGTCGTCCTGGTCATCGGCTACGTGCTCTCCCCGCTGCACCGCCGTCCCCCGCTGGAACGGAGCTTCGCCGACGCGGTGCTGACCGTCTCCGAGTACGTCGCGCTGTCCCTGACGGGAATGGCACGGGAACGGCCCGCCCTGCGGCGGCGCAGCTACCGGGAGCTCGCCGAGCTGCGCACCACGCTGCGCCAGCGGCTCGTGGAGCCGAGCTCGGCGAGCAGGACGGCCGAGCAGTGGTGGCCGTCGATCGTCGTGCTCGAACGACTCGTCGACGGAGCCACCGAGCGCGCGATCCGCATCGAAGGCGGCAACACCGGGATCAGTCTGCAGCGCGCCCAGCTGATCGTGTCGAACATGCGGTCGCTGGCCCGGTGGTTGCGGTGTGAGACCTCCGAGAACGCCACTCCCTCCCCCGCGTGCGTCAGCGAGCGGCTCTCCGAGATCGAAAGCGAGCTGGCTTCCTCCTCGTGGCTGCGGCCGGAGGACACCTCGCCCGGACGGGAATCCGCGCACCCGGAATCCGCACGGGTGATCGGCCCGCCACGTTCCGAATCGGGAAATCCGCTCACCCCGTCGACTTCGGACCAGGACAGCACGGTCAATCCCCCGCACGGAGCCCGGCGTTGA